From the genome of Oceanococcus atlanticus:
TACACGGCGCAACTCTTTTGCGCGCGGCAGAGTGGTTTTGATCAGTTCGTGCTCGACCAGCGAATTGGTCAGATTCTGCAGCATCGCTTTGCGATGCGATGATTCACGCCCGAGCTGACGGCCGGAATTACGATGACGCATGACGTTTAGTCCTCAAGCCTTGGCTTCGCTGCTCGGCGAAGTCCAGCTGTCCAGTTCCATGCCCAGGCTCAGACCTTGCTGCTCCAGGACATCCTTGATTTCATTGAGCGACTTCTTACCGAGGTTCGGCGTCTTCATCAACTCAACTTCAGTACGCTGGACCAAATCGCCCACGTAGTAGATGTTTTCCGCTTTCAGGCAGTTGGCCGAACGCACGGTCAACTCCAGCTCATCAATCGGCCGCATCAGCGCCGGATTGACTTCTTCACTGGGACCAGCTTCCGGCTGCGGTGCTGCAGCTTCTTCATCGAGATCAACGAATACGGTCAACTGATCGCGCAGAATGCCAGCGGCAACACGAACAGCCTCGCCCGGTGCGATGCCACCATTGGTGTGCACGTCGAGAATCAGCTTGTCCAGATTGGTCCGCTGTTCAACACGCGCTGCATCCACACTGTAGCTGACGCGACGAACCGGACTGTAGGAAGCGTCCAGACGCAGCCCACTGACCAAATCCGTTTCTTCTTCGCTCATGCTGGCACGGCTCGCCGCAGGAACATAACCACGACCACGTGTAACGGTCAGCGTCATGTCCAGGCTTCCACCGGTCAGATTGGCCAGATGCAGATCCGGATTGACGATCTCCACATCATGATCAAGCTGAATGTCGCCAGCCGTCACCGCACCATCGCCGGACTTCTTCAGCGTCAGCTTGGCTTCTTCACGCGCATTCATGCGCACAGCGACGTTCTTCAGGTTCAGCAGAATGTCGAGGACATCTTCCTGAACACCTTCAATGGTGGAGTACTCATGCACAACACCGTCAATTTCCACCTGGGTGATTGCCGCACCGGGGATCGACGACAGCATGATCCGGCGCAGGGCGTTGCCCAGGGTGTGACCGAAACCGCGTTCCAGCGGTTCCAGCACGATTTTCGCGCGGTTGGGGCCGAGTTCTTCGACTTCAACCAGGCGGGGTTTCAAAAGTTCGGAAACGCCACTCATGCGTTCACCTCTTGCTCTGCATCCAGGGAATTGTCAGCGTTTACTTGGAGTAAAGCTCGACAACAAGATTTTCGTTGATGTCTTCAAGGAACTGGTCACGATCCGGTATCGACTTGAACGTGCCTTCCAGTTTCTTTTCGTCGACTTCAACCCAATCCTTCAGACCAACCTGCGTGGCCACATCCAGCGCATCTTTAATGCGAATCTGGTTCTTAGCACGCTCACGCACGGACACGATGTCACCAGCGCTGACCTGATAGGACGGAATATTCACGGTCTGACCATTTACGCTGATGGCTTTGTGATTCACCAGCTGACGCGCCTCGGCACGCGTGGCGGCAAAGCCCATACGGTAAACGACGTTGTCAAGACGACGCTCAAGCATCTGCAGCAGCAACGCGCCGGTGGCGCCCTTCTGCTGGGCTGCTTTCTTGTAGTAGTTACGGAACTGACGCTCCAGCACGCCATACATCTGGCGCAGCTTCTGCTTCTCACGCAACTGCAAGCCGTAGTCAGACAGCCGGGCGCCACGACGCGCACCATGCTGACCCGGAGGAGCGTCAATGCGGCACTTGCCTTCCAGGCTACGACCGCGGCTCTTCAGAAACAGGTCGGTGCCAGCGCGACGCGCTTGCTTACACTTAGGACCGGTGTACTTCGCCATGATATTTCCTTAGACCCGACGACGCTTGGGCGGACGGCAACCGTTATGCGGAATCGGCGTCACGTCCGTGATGTTGGTGATACGAAAACCGTTGGCATTGAGCGAACGAATCGCGGATTCACGCCCCGGGCCAGGGCCCTTTACGCGAACTTCCAGATTTTTCACCCCATGTTCAGCGGCTACGGTGCCAGCCTTCTCGGCGGCGACCTGGGCAGCGAACGGCGTGCTCTTGCGCGAACCCTTGAACCCACTGCCACCACTGGTCGCCCAAGCCAAAGCATTGCCCTGACGATCGGTGATCATAATGATGGTGTTGTTGAAGGTTGCGTGAATATGCGCAATCCCTTCAGGGATGTTTTTCTTGACGCGTTTTTTAGTGCGCGCAGATTTTGGCTGAGCCATTCCTTATACCCTGTGAATCACTTACGAATCGGACGACGCGGACCCTTGCGGGTACGAGCATTCGTCTGAGTCTGCTGGCCGCGAACGGGCAGCCCACGACGATGACGCAGGCCGCGATAGCAACCCAGGTCCATCAATCGTTTGATGTTCATTGACACTTCCCGACGCAGATCACCTTCGACGTCGTACTGGCCTACGCCAGCGCGCAGCGCTTCCAGTTCTGCATCGGTCAGATCCTTGATCTTGGCCGACGGTGCAATGTTGCTGTCTGCACAGATCTTGGCAGCACGGGTCGCCCCAATACCGTAGATCGACTGCAGTGCAATCACCGTATGTTTGTTAGCCGGTACGTTTACACCCGCGATACGCGCCATCTTAAACCCTCCGAGCCGCGAAAACGCGAGAAATCAAACCAGACATTTTAACGTGAGTCATACTCTCAACTCAACCTTGACGTTGCTTGTGACGGGGGTCGGTGCTGCAGATCACGCGCACCGTGCCCTGGCGCCGAACTACTTTGCAGTTGCGGCACATCTTTTTGACTGAAGCACGAACTTTCATGTGTATTCTCCTGCAGGCCGCGACTAGCGCGGAACCCCTGCCTTGCCAGATCCTTTCAGATTGGCCTTTTTCAACAAGCCGTCATACTGGTGCGACATCATGTGCGCTTGCAGCTGCGCCATGAAATCCATCACCACCACGACGATGATCAGCAGCGACGTGCCGCCGAAATAAAACGGTACGTTCCACTCCAGAATCAGGAATTCCGGCAGCAGACATACAGCTGTGATGTACGCAGCACCGCTCACCGTCAAACGTGTCAACACCTTATCGATGTAGGACGCGGTCTGGCGACCGGGGCGTACGCCCGGTACAAATGCACCGGAACGCTTCAGGTTATCCGCGGTTTCCTTCGAATCGAAAACAATCGCGGTGTAAAAGAAGCAGAAAAACACGATCAGTAGCGCGTACAACAGCACGTACAACGGCTGACCAGGCGACAGCGTATTGGCCACGGTTTGAACCAGGCCGCCACCCTCTTCACCGAAGAAGCGAACCATCGAAGCCGGGAACAGAATCAGGCTCGAGGCAAAAATTGGAGGAATCACACCCGACATATTCAGCTTCAGAGGCAAATGCTGCGTCTGAGCCGAGTAGCCGCGGCGCCCCATCTGCCGGCGCGCATGGTGAATCGGGATACGCCGCTGGGCACGTTCTACATAAACCACGAACGCGGTCACCAGCAATGCGAGCACCAGAATCGCCAGAACCTGCCAGCCTTGAATCGAACCGTCACTCACCAGCTGGGCTGTACCGCCCAAGGCTGACGGCAGGCCGGCCACAATGCTGGCGAAGATGATGATCGAAATACCGTTGCCGATACCACGCTCAGAAATCTGCTCACCCAGCCACATCAGGAACATCGTGCCGGTGACCAGCGAAATCGTCGCGGTGAAGACGAAACCCGGCCCCGGGTTAATCGCAATGCCGTTCGACTGCAACGCAATCGTCGCCCCGATCGCCTGGAAGGTTGCCAAAGCAAGCGTGCCGTAGCGCGTGTACTTGGTGATGCGTCGACGACCCGCTTCACCCTCTTTACGCATTTCCTTGAGCTGAGGAATTACCGCGGTCATCAACTGCATAATGATCGATGCAGAGATGTACGGCATGATCCCCAGCGCAAACAGGGACAAACGCTCAAGCGCACCACCGGTGAACATGACACCGAGATCCAAAATGGTCCCGCGCTGCTGTTCAAACAGGGCTTCCAGCTGGACAGGGTCGATCCCCGGCACCGGAATAAACGTTCCGATCCGATAGACCAGCAGAGCACCAAGCACGAACAGAATGCGATTACGCAGTTCTTGCAGGCGTCCGAAATCTGGGAGTGGGCCCTGATTTGCCATGTGTCGTCCTAGTTGACCGAACCGCCAGCAGCTTCAATCGCCGCACGTGCGCCTGCCGTGGCGGGCACACCGTCGACCTTGACAGCCACGCTGATCTCACCGGCCTTGATGATCTTCACCAGGCTGGCTTTGTTACGAATCAAGCCGGCTTTCTTGAGGCTTTCCAGCGTTACCGCTTCATCACCGAAGCGAGCCAGGGCGTCAAGACGCACTTCATCACGCAGCTCGCGCGAAGCGGAGTTGAAACCGCGTTTCGGCAAGCGGCGCTGCAGCGGCATCTGGCCGCCTTCGAAACCGACTTTGTGGTAACCACCGGAGCGGGACTTCTGGCCCTTCACGCCACGACCACAGGTTTTACCCATGTCGGAGCCCGGACCACGACCTACACGCTTGGCGGTTTTTCTGGCCCCTTTGGAGGACCGCAGATCATTCAATCGCATCGTTTCTCGCATGCCGGCTTACGCCGACACTTCCTCTACGTTCAGCAGGTAACGAACCTTGTTCACCATGCCCATGTTTTCGGGCGTGGCTGCACGTTCAACACTGTGATGCATGCGGCGCAGACCGAGGCCACGTACGCAGTCTTTGTGAGACTGCAGACGACCGTTCAGGCTTTTGACCAGGGTGATACGCAGGGTTTTGGTTTCGCTCATGACACCAGTCCTCAGGCAGCGGAGGAGTCGCCAAGCAACTCAGCCACTTTCTTGCCGCGCTTGGCAGCGATGTACTCGGGGTCGTAGATCGAGGTCAGACCGTTGACCGTGGCACGCACCACGTTGATCGGGTTACGCGAACCGTAGGACTTGGCCAAGACGTTCTGAACGCCTGCCACTTCCATAACAGCACGCATCGCGCCGCCAGCAATAACACCGGTACCTTCAGACGCCGGGCGGATAACCACCTGAGTCGCGCCGTGACGGCCGATAACTTTGTGCTGGACCGTGTCGCCCTTCAGACGCACATCCACCATGTTGCGACGAGCTTTCTCCATCGCTTTCTGGATCGCCACCGGTACTTCGCGAGCTTTGCCGTAACCGTAACCAACACGGCCAGCGCCATCACCAACCACGGTCAGCGCGGTGAAACTGAAGATTCGGCCACCCTTGACCACTTTGGCCACACGGTTAACCGCAACCAGCTTTTCCTGCAGATCGCTTTGAGCTTCGTTGTCTGTCTTCGCCATAACTGTGATTCCTTAGAACTGAAGCCCGCCTTCGCGAGCGGCGTCAGCCAGTGCCTGAACACGGCCGTGGTAACGGAAACCGGAACGGTCAAAAGCGACCGATTCAACACCCAGTTCCTTGGCCTTAGCCGCAATCAACGCGCCCACTTTGCGTGCAGCTTCAACATTGCCGGTGTTCTTCAGGCCATCACGCACATCGTTCTGAAGCGTGGAGGCTGAAGCCAGCGTGCGACCGCTTTCCGGCTCAATCAGCTGGGCATAAATGTGACGCGGCGTGCGATGGATGCACAGGCGATGCATTTCCAACTCGTGAATCTTCGCACGTGCCTTGCGAGCACGGCGCTGACGAGCAATTTTCTTGTCCATGTCGACTCAATCCTTCCCGGACTATTTCTTCTTGGCTTCTTTACGGCGCACATACTCATCGGCGTAGCGCACACCCTTGCCCTTGTAAGGCTCCGGCGGACGGTAAGCACGAATTTCTGCAGCAGCCTGGCCAAGCACCTGCTTGTCCGAACCCTTGAGAATGATTTCGGTCTGGCTCGGCGTTTCGGCAGTGATGCCTTCCGGCAGTTCATAAACCACCGGATGCGAGAAACCCAGCGTCAGATTCAGGTTCTTGCCCTGAGCCTGCGCACGGTAGCCCACACCAACCAGCTCCAGCTTACGTTCAAAACCGGCACTGACGCCCTGCGTCATGTTAGCCAGTAGCGCGCGGGTCGTACCCGACATTGCGGCGTTGCGTTCGATGCTCGAATCCGCAATGCGCACCACGTTACCTTCAACTGCCAGTTCGATACCGTCATTCAGCGTCAGAGCCATCTGACCCTTGCTGCCTTTGACGGTGACTTCCTGACCATCGACTTTAATTTCGACGCCCTTGGGAAGTTCAATCGGATATTTTGCAATACGTGACATGTCGACTCCTTACGCCACGATGCACAGGACTTCACCGCCCTGGCCATTGGCGCGTGCCTGGCGATCCGCCATCACACCGGTGGAGGTGGAGACAATCGCCACACCGAGACCGCCCAGAACCTGGGGCAGCTCGTCACGGCTCTTGTAGATCCGCAGCGACGGCTTGCTCACACGTTGCAACAAATCGATGACCGGCTTGCCCTGGAAGTACTTGAGCTCAATGTTCAAAGTTTCCTTGGCGCCGTCCTTCTGACTATTGAAGGCACTGATATAGCCTTCGTCCAGAAGCACCTGTGCAATCGCTTTCTTAACTTTCGAGCTCGGCATGGAGACCGTGGTCAACCGCGCGGCCTGGCCGTTGCGGATGCGGGTCAGCATGTCCGAGATGGGATCAGTCATACTCATAATTTAGTTACCGATATCCCCGGTTGTTACCAACTGGATTTCTTCAGACCGGGGACTTCGCCCCGCATGGTGTGTTCACGCAGCTTGTTGCGCGCCAGGCCGAAGCGACGGTAATAACCGTGCGGACGACCGGTCAGCTCACAACGATTCTGGCCGCGTACCGGAGCGGAGTCGCGAGGCAGAGCCTGCAGCTCCTGAACCGCCTGATAACGGTCTTCAAAACTTGCATTCGGGTCTTTGATCCGTGCTTTGATCTCAGCCCGCTTCGCCGCGTACTTAGCGGCCAGCTTTGCGCGTTTGGTTTCGCGCGCCACCATGCTTTTCTTAGCCATATCTACGCCTTACTTGCGGAACGGGAACTTGAACGCATCAAGCAAAGCCCGCCCTTCTTCGTCGTTGCGTGCCGACGTGGTGATCGTGATGTCCATACCGCGCAGGCGGTCAACCTTGTCGTAATCGATCTCAGGAAAGATGATCTGCTCGGTCACGCCCAGGCTGTAGTTGCCATTGCCGTCAAATGACTTCGGATTCAAACCACGGAAGTCACGGATACGCGGCAGTGCGATCACAATCAGACGCTCGAGAAACTCGTACATCCGCTCGCGACGCAACGTGACACGTGCACCAACAGGCCAGCCGTCACGGATCTTGAAACCAGCGACCGACTTACGAGCCAGACGCACCTGCGGTTTCTGACCGGTAATCTTGGTCAGATCGGCCACGGCGTGCTCGATGATTTTCTTGTCGGCTACCGCTTCGCCCAGGCCCATGTTCACCGTGATTTTGGTGATGCGCGGGGTCGCCATGACCGGGCAGTCCAGCTTCTGCTGGATTTCCGTAGCGAGCTTGTCGCGATAAAGAGTCTGCAAATTCGACATATCTTAGCCCCCGACCACGTCGCCGGTGGAGCGATAAACACGCTGCTTCACCCCGTCAACAACCTTGTAGCTAACGCGGTCAGCTTTTTCGGTCTTGGGGTTGTACAGCATCACATTGGACACATGAATCGGAGCTTCCTGCTGGACGATACCGCCCTGCACACCCTGATTCGGATTCGGTTTGACATGCTTCTTGACGATATTCACGCCTTCAACCAGAAGACGCTCGTCGTCACGCACGCCGATCACCGTACCGCGACGACCTTTGTCACGACCGGCTGTGATGACAACGTCATCACCTTTACGGATACGGTTCATTACAAAACCTCCGGGGCCAGCGAGATGATGCGCATATACTTCTCGCGAAGCTCGCGGGTCACTGGGCCAAAAATACGCGTGCCAATCGGCTCCAGCTTGGAGCTCAACAGCACCGCTGCGTTGGTGTCGAAGCGGATCAACGAGCCATCCGGGCGACGTACACCATGACGGGTACGCACCACGACTGCGTTATGCACTTCACCTTTCTTGACCTTGCCACGCGGGATCGCGTCTTTGACGCTGACCTTGATGACATCGCCAACGTTGGCATAGCGCCGATGCGAACCGCCCAGCACCTTGATGCACTGAACTTTGCGCGCGCCGCTGTTATCCGCAGCCAGCAATACAGTTTCTGTCTGAATCATTTTCCGTTACTCCAGACCAGCACGCTCGACAATCTCGACCAGCTTCCAGGTCTTGGACTTGGACAGCGGGCGGCATTGCACGACCGTAACGCGATCGCCGATCTGGCAGTCATTGCTCTCATCATGCGCGTGCACTTTGTGCGAACGCGAGATGTACTTGCCATACAGCGCATGTTTTTCACGATGCTCAACCAGAACGGTGATGGTTTTATCCATCTTGTTGCTGGTGACCGTGCCCATCAAACGCGGGGCGCCTTTTTCACTCTGGCTCATGCCTGACGTCCTTTCTCATTCAGGATGGTTTTAACCCGCGCGATCTCGCGGCGGACTTCACGCACCCGATGGCTTTTCATGGACTGGCCAGTGGCCAGCTGCAGGCGCAGATTGAACTGCTCGCGGCGCAGAGCTACCAGCTCAGCGGCGAGATCTTCAGCGCCCTTGTCACGAAGTTCACTGGCCTTCATCACAGGATCGTCCGATTAACAAATACAGTCTTGATCGGCAGTTTGGCTGCTGCCAGGCGGAACGCCTCGCGTGCAACGTCTTCACCGACACCTTCCATTTCGTAAAGCATCTTGCCGGGCTGAATCTGGGCGACCCAGTACTCGACATTACCCTTACCTTTACCCATACGAACCTCGATCGGCTTTTTGCTGATCGGCTTGTCCGGGAAAATACGAATCCAGATCTTGCCGCCACGTTTGATGTGACGGGTCATGGCACGACGTGCGGCCTCGATCTGACGTGCGGTCACACGACCACGACCGACTGCCTTGAGTCCGTACTCGCCAAATGACACGGCGTTGCCATTCTGGGCCAGGCCACGGTTACGGCCTTTCTGCTGTTTGCGGAATTTCGTCCGCTTTGGCTGCATCATGACTTATGACTCCTTAGGCGGCCGCTTCGCGGGTGGTGTTTTCGCCCTGGCCTTCAAAGACCTCACCACGGAACACCCACACCTTGATTCCGATGATGCCGTAGGTGGTCTTGGCCTCAGCCAGACCATAATCGACATCGGCGCGCAGGGTATGCAGCGGCACACGGCCTTCGCGATACCATTCAGTACGCGCAATTTCAGCGCCGTTCAGGCGACCCGACACTTCGATCTTGATACCGCCGGCACCGAGACGCATCGCATTGGACACGGCGCGCTTCATGGCCCGACGGAACATGATGCGACGCTCGAGCTGCTGCGCGACCGATTCAGCCACCAGATAAGCATCAAGCTCGGGCTTGCGGATTTCCTCGACCGACAGCTTGACCGGCATACCGACCATGCCCTGCACAGCCTGGCGCAGCTTCTCAATGTCCTCGCCCTTCTTGCCGATCACGATCCCCGGGCGCGCGGTGTGCACGGTCACGGAAACCTTACCAGCCAGACGGTCGATCTGAACTCGGCTGACCGAAGCATTCTTGAGCTTGGCGCGAATAAAATCACGCAGCTTCAGATCTTCGTTCAGATTCTTGCGGTACTCACCCTTCTCGGCATACCAAACGGAGGACCATTCCGAGGTCACTCCCAGGCGAAAGCCTACGGGTTGGATTTTCTGACCCATTTGTCTTCCTTACTCCGCGACCCGGATGGTGATGTGGCTGGATCGCTTCATGATGCGGTCGGCGCGGCCCTTGGCTCGCGTTTTGATCCGTTTCAGAGGCGTCGCGCCGTCAACGAAGATCTCGGAGACCTTCAGCTCGTCAACATCCGCGCCGTCATTGTTTTCCGCATTAGCAATTGCCGAGTCCAACACCTTTTTGATGATGTCGGCGCCTTTCTTGCTGCTGAAGGTCAGCAGCTGCAGTGCTTTCTCAACCGGCATACCACGAATCTGATCAGCAACCAGACGCGCTTTCTGCGGCGAAATGCGGGCGTGTTTCAATTTAGCCTGTGTAGCCATCGCTTATTCCTTCTTAGGACTTGCGATCACCCGAGTGACCTTTAAAGGTCCTCGTCGGTGCAAATTCACCCAGCTTGTGACCGACCATCTGTTCGGACACATACACCGGCGTGTGCTGGCGACCGTTGTGCACGGAAATAGTCAGACCGACCATATCCGGCGTCACCATGGAACGGCGCGACCAAGTTTTGATCGGGCGCTTAACCCGGGCATCAGCGGCTTCCGCCACTTTCTTTGCCAGGTGCAGGTCAACAAACGGACCCTTACGAATCGAACGGGGCATGCTGACTCCTTACTTACGACGACGATCGCGAACGATCATGTTGTCGGTGCGCTTGTTCTTACGGGTGCGATAGCCTTTGGTCGGCATCGCCCACGGGCTGACCGGATGACGGCCACCGGAGGTACGACCCTCACCACCACCATGCGGATGGTCAACCGGGTTCATCGCCACACCGCGAACGGTCGGGCGAACACCACGCCAACGCTTGGCACCCGCTTTACCCAACGACTGCAAACTGTGCTCGCCGTTGCTGCACTCACCGATCACCGCACGGCACTCAACCGGCACCTTGCGCATTTCACCGGAGCGCAAACGCAGGGTGGCATGACCACCGTCGCGCGCAACCAACTGAACCGCGGCACCAGCGCTACGCGCCAACTGCGCACCCTTGCCCGGGCGCAGCTCGATGCAATGCACCACGCTACCCAGCGGGATGTTGGCCAGCGGCATGCAGTTGCCGGGCTTAATCGGCGCGCTGGAACCGGAACGAATCGCGTCACCAGCCTTCACGCCCTTGGGCGCGATGATGTAACGACGCTCACCGTCGGCATACTTCAGCAGTGCGATGTGGGCAGTACGGTTCGGATCGTATTCAATACGCTCGACAACGGCCGCAACCGCGTCCTTGTTACGCTTGAAATCGATCACACGATAACGCTGCTTGTGACCACCACCACGATGCCGGGTGGTGATACGGCCAGCGTTGTTACGACCGCCAGTTTTCGACTTTTTCTCGACCAATGCCTGGTGCGGCCGGCCCTTGTACAGGTCCTGGCCAACCACGCGAACGACGTGACGCCGCCCTGCTGAAGTCGGTTTGGCTTTTTGAGTGGCCATTATAGAGATTCCCTTTACGATCCGGGGCTTACTTGACGCCAGACGTGAAGTCGATTTCCTGGCCCTCGGCCAGCTTCACGTAAGCTTTTTTCCAGTCCGAGCGACGACCGAAGCTACGCCCGAAACGCTTGCTTTTGCCCTTGACATTAACCGTGGTCACGGCAGCGACCTTAACGTCAAAGAGACCTTCAACCGCGCGGCGAATTTCCGGCTTGCTCGCATCACGAGCAACCTCGAACACCACAACATTGCCCTCTTCAGCAACGCGCGAGGACTTTTCAGTCACCAGCGGCGCGAGGAGAACCTGGAAGGCACGTTCTTGTGCAGACTGCGCAGCATTCATGACAACGTCTCCGACAGAGCTTCAGCCGCACGCGCCGTCAGCACCACGTAATCGGCGCCAACCAACGCGGCCGGATTCAAACGCGCCGCTTCGCACAGTTCAACATTCCACAGATTGGACGCACCGCGCTGAAGCTCGGCACCCATCTCGGTATCCACAACCAGCACGCGACCTTCGGCAACACCAGACAGCCAGGCCAGCACGCTCTTGGTCCGATGGTCAGGCAGATTGATCTCCTTGACCACACGCAGACGCTCCTGACGGTTCAATTCAGACAGAATTGAACGCAAGCCGGCGCGCCACTGCTTCTTGTTGATTTTCTGAGAAAAATCACGCGGATGCAGAGCAAAGGCTTGACCACCGCCAACCCAGATGGGCGAGCGGATGGTACCTGCACGGGCACGGCCGGTACCTTTCTGACGCCACGGCTTACGACCGCCACCACTTACTGCAGCGCGGTTTTTGCCAGCCTTGGTTCCAGCGCGACCACCAGCCTGATAGGCCGTGACCAGCTGATGAATGAGATCCTGGTTGAAATCCGCGCCAAACACTTTGTCGCCGACCTCGACCGATCCGTCACCGATATGAAGATTCAACTGCATGATGATTTCGCCTACGCCGCGCCTTTGACCGCCGGACGAATGACCAGATCGCCACCCTTGGCACCCGGCACACCCCCCTTGATCAAAAGCAGGTTTTTCTCTGCATCGACACGCACAACTTCAAGGTTCTGCACCGTGCGACGCGCGTTACCCAGGTGGCCAGCCATCTTCTTGCCC
Proteins encoded in this window:
- the rplW gene encoding 50S ribosomal protein L23: MNAAQSAQERAFQVLLAPLVTEKSSRVAEEGNVVVFEVARDASKPEIRRAVEGLFDVKVAAVTTVNVKGKSKRFGRSFGRRSDWKKAYVKLAEGQEIDFTSGVK
- the rpsC gene encoding 30S ribosomal protein S3, which encodes MGQKIQPVGFRLGVTSEWSSVWYAEKGEYRKNLNEDLKLRDFIRAKLKNASVSRVQIDRLAGKVSVTVHTARPGIVIGKKGEDIEKLRQAVQGMVGMPVKLSVEEIRKPELDAYLVAESVAQQLERRIMFRRAMKRAVSNAMRLGAGGIKIEVSGRLNGAEIARTEWYREGRVPLHTLRADVDYGLAEAKTTYGIIGIKVWVFRGEVFEGQGENTTREAAA
- the rplB gene encoding 50S ribosomal protein L2; the encoded protein is MATQKAKPTSAGRRHVVRVVGQDLYKGRPHQALVEKKSKTGGRNNAGRITTRHRGGGHKQRYRVIDFKRNKDAVAAVVERIEYDPNRTAHIALLKYADGERRYIIAPKGVKAGDAIRSGSSAPIKPGNCMPLANIPLGSVVHCIELRPGKGAQLARSAGAAVQLVARDGGHATLRLRSGEMRKVPVECRAVIGECSNGEHSLQSLGKAGAKRWRGVRPTVRGVAMNPVDHPHGGGEGRTSGGRHPVSPWAMPTKGYRTRKNKRTDNMIVRDRRRK
- the rpmC gene encoding 50S ribosomal protein L29; this encodes MKASELRDKGAEDLAAELVALRREQFNLRLQLATGQSMKSHRVREVRREIARVKTILNEKGRQA
- the rplD gene encoding 50S ribosomal protein L4, producing the protein MQLNLHIGDGSVEVGDKVFGADFNQDLIHQLVTAYQAGGRAGTKAGKNRAAVSGGGRKPWRQKGTGRARAGTIRSPIWVGGGQAFALHPRDFSQKINKKQWRAGLRSILSELNRQERLRVVKEINLPDHRTKSVLAWLSGVAEGRVLVVDTEMGAELQRGASNLWNVELCEAARLNPAALVGADYVVLTARAAEALSETLS
- the rplP gene encoding 50S ribosomal protein L16, which encodes MMQPKRTKFRKQQKGRNRGLAQNGNAVSFGEYGLKAVGRGRVTARQIEAARRAMTRHIKRGGKIWIRIFPDKPISKKPIEVRMGKGKGNVEYWVAQIQPGKMLYEMEGVGEDVAREAFRLAAAKLPIKTVFVNRTIL
- the rpsQ gene encoding 30S ribosomal protein S17, which encodes MSQSEKGAPRLMGTVTSNKMDKTITVLVEHREKHALYGKYISRSHKVHAHDESNDCQIGDRVTVVQCRPLSKSKTWKLVEIVERAGLE
- the rpsS gene encoding 30S ribosomal protein S19, whose translation is MPRSIRKGPFVDLHLAKKVAEAADARVKRPIKTWSRRSMVTPDMVGLTISVHNGRQHTPVYVSEQMVGHKLGEFAPTRTFKGHSGDRKS
- the rplV gene encoding 50S ribosomal protein L22; translated protein: MATQAKLKHARISPQKARLVADQIRGMPVEKALQLLTFSSKKGADIIKKVLDSAIANAENNDGADVDELKVSEIFVDGATPLKRIKTRAKGRADRIMKRSSHITIRVAE